A single Acidobacteriota bacterium DNA region contains:
- a CDS encoding ATP-binding protein produces MKEFNTEGPVRPDEHYLIPPLERIDLDEVLGFVRSGKYFALHAPRQTGKTSALLALRDLLNSGEAGDYRCVYANFEVGQAAREDTARALRALLGQLATRAEMTLDDETPGRLRNAALADAGPDGALFEVLSRWARADPRPLVLLIDEIDTLVGDTLLSVLRQLRAGYDQRPGGFPHSVILCGVRDVRDYRVHSTARNALVLGGSAFNIKSASLRLGDFTAAETRALLAQHTAETGQAFAPAALEAIRTRTAGQPWLVNALCREACFKSRAGRDRSRAITEGDILGAQERLILARVTHLDNLADKLREERVRRVVLPMLTGAEDRDGYADRDRDVEYVRDLGLLAQHDAKRIANPIYAEVIPRELTWITQDDVDAEAAWFVDADGGLNVDKLLAAFQRFFREHSEHWTQRFDRYQEAGPQLLLQAYLQKVVNGGGRVEREYALGRGRVDLLIVWPHAGCIRRFVVECKVRGDGLEPTVREGVEQTRGYMGRCGAEAGHLIVFDRSETKTWEEKIFRRARSGGRAPVTVWGM; encoded by the coding sequence ATGAAGGAGTTCAACACCGAAGGTCCCGTCCGCCCCGACGAGCATTACCTGATCCCGCCCTTGGAGCGGATCGACCTCGACGAGGTGCTCGGTTTCGTACGGAGCGGCAAGTACTTCGCGCTGCACGCCCCGCGGCAGACGGGCAAGACGTCGGCGCTGCTGGCGCTGCGCGATCTGTTGAACAGCGGAGAGGCCGGCGACTACCGTTGCGTCTACGCGAACTTCGAGGTCGGCCAGGCGGCGCGCGAGGACACCGCGCGGGCGCTACGCGCCCTGCTCGGCCAGTTGGCCACCAGGGCGGAGATGACGCTGGACGACGAGACGCCGGGGCGGCTGCGGAATGCGGCGCTAGCGGACGCCGGGCCGGACGGCGCGCTGTTCGAGGTGTTGTCGCGGTGGGCCCGCGCCGACCCGCGGCCGCTCGTCCTGTTGATCGACGAGATCGACACGCTGGTGGGCGACACGCTGCTGTCGGTGCTGCGGCAGCTTCGCGCCGGGTACGACCAGCGGCCCGGGGGATTCCCGCACAGCGTGATCCTGTGCGGGGTGCGGGACGTGCGCGACTACCGCGTCCACTCCACGGCGCGGAACGCGCTGGTGCTCGGCGGCAGCGCGTTCAACATCAAGTCCGCGTCGCTGCGGCTGGGCGACTTCACCGCGGCGGAGACACGGGCGCTCCTGGCGCAACACACGGCGGAAACAGGGCAGGCGTTCGCCCCGGCGGCGCTGGAAGCGATCCGGACGCGGACGGCGGGGCAGCCGTGGCTGGTGAACGCGTTGTGTCGCGAGGCGTGCTTCAAGAGCAGGGCGGGCCGCGACCGTTCCCGCGCCATCACGGAAGGGGACATCCTGGGCGCCCAGGAGCGGCTGATCCTCGCCCGCGTGACGCATCTGGACAACCTGGCCGACAAGCTGCGCGAGGAGCGGGTGCGGCGGGTGGTGTTGCCGATGCTGACCGGCGCCGAGGATCGGGACGGCTACGCGGACCGGGACCGCGACGTCGAGTACGTGCGCGACCTGGGCCTGCTGGCGCAACACGATGCGAAGCGCATCGCGAATCCGATCTACGCGGAGGTGATTCCGCGCGAGCTCACATGGATCACGCAGGACGACGTCGACGCGGAGGCGGCGTGGTTCGTGGACGCGGACGGCGGATTGAACGTCGACAAGCTCCTCGCCGCGTTCCAGCGGTTCTTCCGCGAGCACTCGGAGCACTGGACGCAGCGCTTCGACCGCTACCAGGAGGCCGGGCCGCAACTGTTGCTGCAGGCATACCTGCAGAAGGTGGTCAACGGCGGGGGGCGTGTCGAGCGGGAGTATGCCCTGGGTCGGGGGCGCGTGGACCTGCTGATCGTCTGGCCGCACGCCGGATGCATCCGCCGCTTCGTGGTCGAGTGCAAGGTGCGCGGCGACGGGCTGGAGCCGACTGTCCGCGAAGGAGTCGAGCAGACGCGGGGCTACATGGGTCGTTGCGGGGCCGAGGCGGGCCACCTGATCGTCTTCGACCGCTCGGAGACCAAGACCTGGGAGGAGAAGATCTTCCGCCGCGCACGGTCCGGCGGCCGCGCGCCTGTCACCGTCTGGGGCATGTGA
- a CDS encoding FAD-dependent oxidoreductase: protein MPKATRKDASVSRRAFLRKGATAGVGATALAGLGGRTQEAEAQDFWDMSADLVTIGAGTAGLAAAVSAIDHGASVIMVEENTDIGGHGLCSGGNVHLGGGTSNQKKHGVEDSADQVFLDWIRHDHLQSRYSDRDLVRAFADENAATYEFLIENGVKFQDHLVGPTQASRVRRQQRTIQWPVASERVTHHPTRVGSGLVRALEKSARAQGAEVLLRHKMQSIVRESPSSGRVLGITATHDGRTVNIRANKGVLVATGGSTSNVTLRRTFDPRLTEEYQVAGEPWSRQSGDGELAAMAVGASLWGTANQTCEQGIAISKTRHIGCQWGYSSLIWQTDSRIFDLARASGLTVIDWQDLILVNQTGRRFWNEVDARYDFFAAAMAWSGDENKLNGGGPIWAIFDQDAVEREEWDPRPPNVDPDYFFQADTLAELAAAIKNPYQTLSMSGATLEETVARYNSFVDLGEDEDFDKPTPRYKIERPPFYAAWSTPILHDSLTGLRTNAKAQVIDMRGQVIPGLYCAGESQGGFAQHGLGRCLVFGRIAGRDAAVNGGMA from the coding sequence ATGCCCAAGGCGACACGGAAGGATGCGAGCGTCAGTCGGAGGGCCTTTCTCAGGAAGGGCGCGACCGCCGGCGTCGGCGCGACCGCGCTGGCCGGCCTCGGCGGACGGACCCAGGAGGCGGAGGCGCAGGACTTCTGGGACATGTCGGCTGATCTGGTGACCATCGGCGCCGGCACCGCGGGGCTTGCGGCGGCCGTCTCCGCCATCGACCACGGCGCCTCCGTGATCATGGTCGAGGAGAACACCGATATCGGCGGGCACGGCCTGTGCTCCGGCGGCAACGTGCACCTCGGCGGCGGCACCAGCAACCAGAAGAAGCACGGAGTGGAGGACTCTGCGGATCAGGTGTTCCTGGACTGGATCCGCCACGACCACCTGCAGAGCCGCTACAGCGACCGGGACCTCGTGCGCGCCTTCGCGGACGAGAACGCCGCAACCTACGAGTTCCTGATCGAGAACGGCGTCAAGTTCCAGGACCACCTGGTCGGTCCCACCCAGGCCTCGCGGGTGCGCCGGCAACAACGCACCATCCAGTGGCCGGTCGCCAGCGAGCGGGTCACCCATCATCCGACCCGCGTGGGGTCCGGCCTCGTCCGGGCGCTCGAGAAGAGCGCGCGGGCACAGGGCGCGGAGGTCCTGCTGCGTCACAAGATGCAGAGCATCGTGCGCGAGAGCCCGTCGTCGGGCCGCGTGCTCGGCATCACGGCGACCCACGACGGCCGCACCGTGAACATCCGGGCGAACAAGGGCGTCCTGGTGGCCACCGGCGGCAGCACCAGCAACGTGACCCTGCGCCGCACCTTCGACCCGCGGCTGACCGAGGAGTACCAGGTGGCGGGCGAGCCCTGGTCGCGGCAGAGCGGAGACGGCGAGCTGGCCGCGATGGCGGTCGGGGCATCGCTCTGGGGCACCGCCAACCAGACCTGCGAGCAGGGGATCGCGATCTCGAAGACGCGCCACATCGGGTGCCAGTGGGGCTACTCCAGCCTGATCTGGCAGACGGACAGCCGCATCTTCGATCTCGCCCGCGCCTCGGGCCTGACCGTGATCGACTGGCAGGATCTGATCCTGGTCAACCAGACCGGCCGGCGGTTCTGGAACGAGGTGGATGCCCGCTACGACTTCTTCGCCGCGGCCATGGCCTGGAGCGGCGACGAGAACAAGCTGAACGGCGGTGGTCCCATCTGGGCCATCTTCGACCAGGACGCGGTGGAGCGGGAGGAATGGGATCCGCGTCCGCCCAACGTCGATCCGGACTACTTCTTCCAGGCCGATACCCTGGCCGAACTGGCCGCCGCGATCAAGAACCCGTACCAGACGCTGTCGATGTCCGGCGCCACTCTCGAGGAGACCGTCGCGCGTTACAACTCCTTCGTCGACCTCGGCGAGGACGAGGATTTCGACAAGCCCACGCCCCGCTACAAGATCGAGCGGCCGCCGTTCTATGCAGCGTGGTCGACACCCATCCTCCACGACTCGCTGACCGGGTTGCGCACGAACGCGAAGGCGCAGGTCATCGACATGCGGGGTCAGGTCATCCCGGGGCTGTACTGCGCCGGGGAGTCGCAGGGGGGCTTCGCGCAGCACGGTCTCGGCCGCTGCCTCGTCTTCGGCCGCATTGCCGGCCGTGACGCGGCAGTCAACGGGGGGATGGCGTAG
- a CDS encoding carboxypeptidase regulatory-like domain-containing protein, whose protein sequence is MTDKVTPPAAAGGTAIDPGGRKPTRESHPTSIAVWGVPSPVVVSRRFAATVGVKCAAGCPLAGRQVVVRDAAGADVGHGSLGESPAPGTRALYAAEVMLEAPAEEGVHAWTAAFGGTEPDAAPAQESVSPQEATPSRAGQPVQPATPAPAQHLPSEHAHPAAPAPAQQAACEHEGSVTTFGFRAVTRPEHRVTVTVVDRDTETRLAGAEVRVGVYRGTTDASGQAHVAVHPGSYDLYVRKAGYQPHADRIPVVSGDVIREVAAVRVTDADLDDDQVWM, encoded by the coding sequence GTGACCGACAAGGTAACGCCGCCGGCAGCAGCCGGCGGCACGGCCATCGACCCCGGAGGCCGCAAGCCGACGAGGGAGTCGCATCCGACGAGCATCGCCGTGTGGGGCGTACCGTCGCCCGTCGTGGTGAGCCGCCGCTTCGCGGCGACCGTCGGCGTGAAGTGCGCGGCGGGGTGCCCGCTGGCGGGCCGGCAGGTCGTGGTCCGCGACGCGGCGGGGGCCGACGTCGGGCACGGAAGCCTCGGAGAGAGCCCGGCGCCCGGCACCCGCGCCCTGTACGCCGCGGAGGTGATGCTGGAGGCCCCGGCCGAGGAGGGGGTCCACGCCTGGACCGCGGCTTTCGGCGGGACGGAACCCGACGCGGCTCCGGCGCAAGAGTCGGTCTCTCCGCAGGAAGCGACTCCATCCCGCGCGGGACAGCCGGTTCAGCCCGCGACGCCGGCTCCGGCGCAGCACCTGCCGTCCGAGCACGCTCACCCGGCAGCGCCGGCTCCGGCGCAGCAGGCGGCATGCGAGCACGAAGGCTCGGTCACCACGTTCGGTTTCCGCGCGGTTACCCGGCCCGAGCACCGCGTCACGGTGACGGTCGTCGATCGGGATACGGAGACGCGCCTCGCCGGCGCCGAGGTACGGGTGGGCGTCTACCGGGGGACGACCGACGCGAGCGGACAGGCCCACGTCGCGGTGCACCCGGGAAGCTACGACCTCTACGTGCGCAAGGCCGGCTACCAGCCGCACGCAGACCGCATTCCGGTGGTGTCCGGAGACGTCATTCGCGAGGTGGCGGCGGTGCGCGTAACGGACGCGGACCTGGACGACGACCAGGTGTGGATGTGA